The following proteins are encoded in a genomic region of Triticum dicoccoides isolate Atlit2015 ecotype Zavitan chromosome 1B, WEW_v2.0, whole genome shotgun sequence:
- the LOC119338372 gene encoding uncharacterized protein LOC119338372 isoform X1 has product MTSPSAPILHRQILPRPFVPSCHVSPRTPASVAAQPSPLPRRIWRLPLLRSSLPPEGSPAELVAEDSKFVPLNAEDPMYGPPAILLIGFDKSETVKIQEFLKELDGDFLKVIHCTEEMTKQTLWDAMHTEQPNVEAVKILKSPQRICIFSGLTGEEMMMFINAFPETGASSLVLGQRKFRNWLEQAAFAALVPNSAEKVIAELIEEIMGDHEMLTGKNSA; this is encoded by the exons ATGACTTCGCCGTCCGCCCCcatcctccaccgccaaatcctgcCCAGACCCTTCGTACCCTCCTGCCACGTCTCGCCCCGCACCCCCGCATCCGTCGCGGCGCAGCCGTCGCCGTTGCCGAGGAGAATATGGCGCCTGCCCCTGCTCCGATCGTCGCTGCCTCCCGAAG GATCCCCGGCGGAGCTTGTAGCAGAGGACTCCAAGTTCGTGCCGCTGAACGCCGAGGACCCGATGTACGGACCGCCG GCAATATTGCTCATCGGATTCGATAAAAGCGAGACCGTCAAG ATTCAGGAGTTCCTGAAGGAGCTCGACGGTGATTTCCTCAAG GTGATTCATTGTACAGAAGAAATGACGAAACAAACTTTGTGGGATGCTATGCACACTGAGCAGCCTAATGTAGAAGCTGTTAAG ATTTTGAAATCTCCACAAAGAATATGCATCTTTTCTGGTCTGACCGGTGAGGAGATGATGATGTTCATCAACGCCTTCCCAGAAACAGGTGCTAGTTCCTTAGTCCTAGGTCAAAGGAAATTCAGAAACT GGTTGGAACAAGCCGCTTTCGCAGCACTTGTTCCCAACAGCGCAGAGAAGGTTATTGCTGAGCTGATCGAGGAAATAATGGGTGACCATGAGATGCTG ACGGGAAAGAATTCAGCATGA
- the LOC119338372 gene encoding uncharacterized protein LOC119338372 isoform X2, with protein sequence MTSPSAPILHRQILPRPFVPSCHVSPRTPASVAAQPSPLPRRIWRLPLLRSSLPPEGSPAELVAEDSKFVPLNAEDPMYGPPAILLIGFDKSETVKIQEFLKELDGDFLKVIHCTEEMTKQTLWDAMHTEQPNVEAVKILKSPQRICIFSGLTGEEMMMFINAFPETGLEQAAFAALVPNSAEKVIAELIEEIMGDHEMLTGKNSA encoded by the exons ATGACTTCGCCGTCCGCCCCcatcctccaccgccaaatcctgcCCAGACCCTTCGTACCCTCCTGCCACGTCTCGCCCCGCACCCCCGCATCCGTCGCGGCGCAGCCGTCGCCGTTGCCGAGGAGAATATGGCGCCTGCCCCTGCTCCGATCGTCGCTGCCTCCCGAAG GATCCCCGGCGGAGCTTGTAGCAGAGGACTCCAAGTTCGTGCCGCTGAACGCCGAGGACCCGATGTACGGACCGCCG GCAATATTGCTCATCGGATTCGATAAAAGCGAGACCGTCAAG ATTCAGGAGTTCCTGAAGGAGCTCGACGGTGATTTCCTCAAG GTGATTCATTGTACAGAAGAAATGACGAAACAAACTTTGTGGGATGCTATGCACACTGAGCAGCCTAATGTAGAAGCTGTTAAG ATTTTGAAATCTCCACAAAGAATATGCATCTTTTCTGGTCTGACCGGTGAGGAGATGATGATGTTCATCAACGCCTTCCCAGAAACAG GGTTGGAACAAGCCGCTTTCGCAGCACTTGTTCCCAACAGCGCAGAGAAGGTTATTGCTGAGCTGATCGAGGAAATAATGGGTGACCATGAGATGCTG ACGGGAAAGAATTCAGCATGA